The following proteins come from a genomic window of Methanosarcina sp. MTP4:
- a CDS encoding ATP-binding protein, whose protein sequence is MKELTVISGKGGTGKTTIAAAFASLAESAVIADCDVDASDMHLILKPEIIETMDFTGLKVASIDEIICTGCGICRDACKFDAISNDIRIDVYACEGCGVCAYVCPEGAISLIERKAGYACNSETRFGPMAHARLGIAEEASGLLVAVVRENARKLAEKYDRNLVLIDGPPGTGCSLIASIKGVDLVLAVTEPSVSGIHDLERILGVASHFNIPAMVCINKYDINEKNSRVIEEYCKEHGIELAGKLPYDDTPTKAMMQEMTVIEYSDGEFSKMVKGLWENIKKKLDG, encoded by the coding sequence ATGAAAGAGCTTACTGTAATAAGCGGAAAAGGGGGCACCGGGAAAACGACTATTGCAGCGGCATTTGCCTCGCTTGCAGAAAGTGCCGTGATTGCTGACTGTGATGTTGATGCTTCCGATATGCATCTAATTTTGAAACCCGAAATAATTGAAACCATGGATTTTACCGGATTAAAAGTAGCTTCTATTGATGAAATCATCTGTACCGGATGTGGCATTTGCAGGGATGCCTGCAAGTTTGATGCCATAAGCAATGATATCAGGATTGATGTTTATGCATGTGAAGGTTGCGGGGTCTGTGCATATGTCTGTCCGGAAGGAGCGATCAGCTTGATTGAACGAAAAGCAGGATATGCCTGCAATTCCGAAACAAGGTTCGGGCCAATGGCACATGCAAGACTCGGCATCGCAGAGGAGGCAAGTGGGCTGTTAGTTGCGGTTGTCAGGGAAAACGCCAGAAAACTTGCAGAAAAATATGATCGAAATCTGGTTCTCATAGACGGCCCTCCGGGGACCGGGTGCTCCTTGATTGCTTCAATTAAAGGTGTAGACCTGGTTCTGGCAGTAACCGAGCCAAGTGTATCCGGCATACACGATCTTGAGCGGATACTGGGTGTTGCAAGCCACTTCAATATTCCGGCTATGGTCTGTATAAATAAATACGATATAAATGAGAAGAATTCCCGCGTTATCGAGGAGTATTGCAAAGAGCATGGGATCGAACTTGCGGGTAAACTGCCCTATGACGATACACCGACAAAAGCTATGATGCAGGAAATGACTGTTATAGAGTATTCAGATGGTGAATTTTCAAAAATGGTCAAAGGTCTCTGGGAAAATATAAAGAAAAAGCTTGATGGCTAA
- a CDS encoding MBL fold metallo-hydrolase — protein MEKLKLTVVYDNEAKEGLISGWGFSCHIKTEDESVLFDTGGDGNALLYNLRMLDIPSREITKVVLSHEHGDHTGGLFALLNINPEIEVYAPASFSNRLKNEIASMAELIEVSGAREICKNIRSTGELGTGVREQSLILDSGRGLYVITGCSHPGLAEIIDKASKFGVVVGIIGGFHGSTEYDLLKGLTLIGPCHCTVHKEEISRRFPNAFSEVKAGFRLKL, from the coding sequence GTGGAAAAGTTGAAATTAACAGTAGTGTACGATAACGAAGCAAAGGAAGGTTTAATTAGCGGTTGGGGTTTTTCCTGCCATATAAAGACAGAAGACGAAAGTGTCCTTTTCGACACTGGTGGGGATGGCAATGCACTACTATATAATTTGAGAATGCTCGATATCCCTTCCCGGGAGATTACAAAAGTAGTATTATCTCATGAGCATGGGGATCATACCGGCGGACTTTTTGCTTTGTTAAATATAAACCCGGAAATTGAAGTCTATGCACCTGCCTCATTTTCCAATCGCCTGAAAAATGAAATAGCTTCAATGGCGGAATTAATTGAGGTTTCCGGGGCACGGGAAATTTGCAAGAATATCCGTAGTACAGGGGAACTTGGTACGGGCGTAAGAGAACAGTCCCTTATTCTGGATTCGGGAAGGGGTTTGTATGTTATTACCGGGTGTTCCCACCCGGGACTTGCCGAAATCATTGACAAGGCATCGAAATTCGGTGTGGTGGTGGGCATAATCGGTGGGTTTCATGGAAGTACCGAGTACGACCTGCTTAAAGGCTTAACCCTTATTGGTCCCTGTCACTGCACCGTTCATAAAGAAGAAATTTCCAGGAGATTCCCGAATGCTTTTTCGGAGGTTAAGGCAGGTTTTAGATTGAAATTGTGA
- a CDS encoding NifB/NifX family molybdenum-iron cluster-binding protein — protein MKICVTATERNLDASVDPFLGRCRYFVIVDPETMEFEVLENPGASARGGAGVRAAQAVANKGIDVMLTGDIGPNALPVLSNAGIKVVTGVRGTVREVIEQYKTDALQETAFPTTPPYSRMERERGYFADYRGVPGRGYRHFGFGRGFWCRWYPHPDPYYTPEPYIPCEVPWPEPSREGEIAYLEETLESLENELQDIKDRLKKLSKKSA, from the coding sequence ATGAAAATTTGTGTAACAGCTACTGAGAGGAATCTGGACGCTTCCGTAGACCCGTTCCTGGGAAGATGCCGGTATTTTGTTATCGTTGATCCTGAGACGATGGAATTTGAAGTGCTTGAAAACCCGGGAGCTTCAGCGCGGGGGGGTGCAGGAGTCCGGGCCGCCCAGGCAGTAGCAAATAAAGGTATTGACGTAATGTTAACAGGAGACATCGGCCCAAATGCATTACCGGTCCTTTCAAATGCCGGCATAAAAGTAGTAACGGGCGTCAGAGGTACGGTTAGAGAGGTAATCGAGCAATACAAAACAGATGCACTTCAAGAAACTGCTTTCCCTACAACTCCACCTTATTCCAGAATGGAAAGGGAGAGGGGGTACTTTGCTGATTATCGAGGTGTGCCCGGACGTGGATACAGACACTTCGGATTCGGCAGGGGTTTCTGGTGCAGATGGTATCCGCATCCTGATCCTTACTATACACCCGAACCATACATTCCTTGCGAAGTTCCCTGGCCTGAGCCTTCAAGGGAGGGGGAAATCGCCTACCTTGAAGAGACGCTCGAATCCCTGGAAAACGAGCTACAAGATATAAAGGATAGATTGAAAAAACTGTCCAAAAAATCTGCTTAA
- a CDS encoding metal ABC transporter ATP-binding protein, which yields MSNEAVVLKDVWVHYNSTPVLEDVNLVVKEHDFLGIIGPNGGGKSTLLKVILGLVEPSRGTVTVFGKNPQKARKYIGYVPQYSLLDINFPISVWEVVLMGRLGQVGLLRRYSDCDRKKALEALQIVEMLDYKDRIIGSLSGGQRQRVFIARTLAEEPKLLLLDEPATGVDIVRQEEFYKLLEKLKEKMAIVLVSHDIGAISVHVDKIACLNRKLYYHNSKELLPEDLEAAYECPIDLIAHGFPHRVLKKH from the coding sequence ATGAGTAATGAAGCTGTAGTCCTGAAGGATGTGTGGGTACATTATAATAGCACACCTGTACTTGAAGATGTAAATCTTGTTGTAAAAGAGCATGATTTTCTTGGTATTATAGGACCCAACGGAGGGGGAAAATCCACCCTCCTTAAGGTTATTTTAGGATTGGTAGAACCCAGCAGGGGAACAGTTACGGTTTTCGGGAAAAACCCTCAAAAAGCAAGAAAGTATATCGGGTATGTCCCCCAGTACAGCCTCCTTGATATAAATTTCCCTATAAGTGTTTGGGAAGTTGTATTGATGGGCCGCCTGGGTCAGGTCGGTTTGCTAAGAAGATACAGTGACTGCGACAGGAAAAAGGCTCTTGAAGCTCTTCAGATAGTGGAGATGCTCGATTATAAGGACCGGATAATCGGAAGTCTCTCTGGCGGACAGAGGCAGAGGGTTTTCATAGCCAGGACACTGGCTGAGGAACCTAAATTACTTCTCCTGGATGAGCCTGCAACAGGTGTAGACATTGTGAGGCAGGAAGAATTCTATAAACTGTTAGAAAAACTCAAGGAAAAAATGGCTATTGTTCTGGTATCACATGATATAGGTGCTATCTCTGTCCATGTCGATAAGATTGCCTGTTTAAACCGCAAACTGTATTACCATAACTCAAAGGAATTACTTCCGGAAGACCTGGAAGCAGCCTATGAGTGTCCGATCGATTTAATTGCTCACGGTTTTCCACATAGGGTTTTGAAAAAGCATTGA
- a CDS encoding Mrp/NBP35 family ATP-binding protein: MAETISANKKRRNASAKEEVKIHIKSSAKFIAVASGKGGVGKSTVAVNIAAAIARKGFKVGIFDADIYGFTIPKMLGITGQPKATAEDQILPLEKHGIKVMSMGFIVKENQPVIWRGPMIHKAIKQILTQTLWGDIDYLIIDLPPGTGDVAITSGILLPNMSIIIVTTPQDVSSKVACRALRMAKKTNLKILGVIENMSYFVCQKCGEKAYIFGQGGGEDLAREEGVPFLGEIPLEQCIREGGDSGRPLMFEGSDSPAKKAFERIVSKILKM; encoded by the coding sequence ATGGCAGAGACAATTTCAGCGAATAAGAAAAGGCGTAATGCATCCGCCAAAGAAGAAGTTAAGATACACATAAAATCATCTGCTAAGTTTATCGCTGTCGCCAGTGGAAAAGGAGGAGTTGGAAAATCTACGGTAGCGGTAAATATAGCTGCAGCCATTGCCAGAAAGGGTTTTAAGGTGGGAATTTTTGATGCTGATATCTATGGATTCACTATCCCAAAAATGCTGGGCATCACCGGACAGCCTAAAGCAACTGCCGAGGATCAGATCCTGCCCCTTGAAAAACACGGAATAAAAGTAATGTCAATGGGGTTTATCGTCAAGGAAAATCAGCCAGTTATCTGGCGGGGTCCAATGATTCATAAAGCAATCAAACAGATTTTGACCCAAACTTTGTGGGGGGACATCGACTATCTGATAATCGACCTACCTCCTGGCACAGGAGATGTTGCGATCACTTCGGGAATTCTCCTTCCCAATATGAGTATAATTATTGTCACAACACCTCAGGATGTTTCCTCAAAAGTTGCATGCAGGGCCCTGAGGATGGCAAAGAAGACAAATCTCAAAATACTGGGTGTTATTGAAAATATGTCCTATTTTGTATGCCAAAAATGTGGCGAAAAAGCGTATATTTTTGGTCAGGGCGGAGGTGAAGATCTGGCTAGGGAAGAAGGTGTTCCTTTTCTAGGTGAGATCCCTCTTGAGCAATGTATTCGCGAAGGGGGTGACAGCGGCAGACCTCTGATGTTTGAGGGAAGCGATTCACCTGCAAAGAAGGCTTTTGAGAGAATAGTTAGTAAAATTCTAAAGATGTAA
- a CDS encoding MBL fold metallo-hydrolase, producing the protein MEITFLGTGVAIPQKGRVQSGVLVEFEEKPLLIDCGSGVLNRILEAGVRHTEIDTVLLSHLHLDHVADLLCLVKANWLMGKTDMRVYGPEGTEDWLFDLLGLYEYILEEVDVKVIECSPGKEFVPEGFDCEISCAAAVHSVPTLAYRLMSGEGEIVYSGDTEPCRDVLDLAVEADLLIHECSFPAGMKVTNHTTPSTLSDMLDEYRDEIGSLCLTHFYPEMRGHEREAIYRLKGNFDGEIILAEDLMNLEL; encoded by the coding sequence ATGGAAATTACATTCCTTGGCACAGGAGTTGCGATACCCCAGAAGGGTCGGGTGCAGTCAGGTGTACTTGTAGAGTTTGAGGAAAAACCTCTGCTTATCGACTGCGGAAGCGGCGTTCTGAACCGGATTTTAGAAGCTGGGGTCCGGCATACGGAGATTGATACCGTACTGCTCTCTCACCTTCACCTGGACCATGTTGCGGACCTGCTCTGCCTCGTGAAGGCGAACTGGCTCATGGGAAAAACCGATATGCGGGTCTACGGGCCTGAGGGGACTGAGGACTGGTTATTTGACTTGCTAGGGCTTTATGAGTACATTCTCGAGGAGGTGGACGTGAAAGTCATTGAGTGCTCTCCGGGAAAGGAGTTCGTACCCGAGGGGTTTGACTGTGAAATCAGTTGCGCGGCTGCCGTACACAGTGTCCCGACCCTGGCTTACCGGCTAATGTCGGGGGAAGGGGAAATCGTCTACTCCGGGGACACGGAGCCCTGCAGGGACGTCCTGGACCTGGCAGTCGAAGCCGACCTCCTTATCCATGAATGCTCCTTTCCCGCAGGCATGAAGGTCACGAACCATACGACCCCGTCGACCCTCTCAGATATGCTGGACGAGTACAGGGACGAGATAGGAAGTCTTTGCCTGACGCACTTCTACCCCGAAATGCGGGGACACGAAAGAGAAGCCATATACCGGCTGAAAGGGAACTTTGACGGGGAAATAATCCTGGCAGAAGACCTCATGAACCTTGAACTGTAA
- a CDS encoding trypsin-like peptidase domain-containing protein: protein MIKSGGSFFYKGQRCTIGAVIQIKGLPYMVTASHIFQGEGDHLLVGGRELAVSKILKAFDLALIELPPDCMFEITKLGSAAELEQALLVNDLHVIKCRVVNAGTSLLYLGFRCRDLPEPGDSGSPILQAGKVVGFISSITMDTCMGTAISSNILRSLIG, encoded by the coding sequence ATGATAAAATCAGGCGGCTCTTTTTTTTATAAAGGACAGCGCTGCACCATCGGCGCTGTTATCCAAATCAAAGGACTGCCTTACATGGTCACGGCTTCTCATATCTTTCAGGGGGAAGGGGACCATTTACTGGTTGGTGGAAGGGAACTCGCTGTTTCGAAAATTTTGAAGGCCTTTGATTTAGCCCTGATAGAGCTTCCTCCTGACTGCATGTTTGAAATCACCAAACTTGGCAGCGCAGCCGAACTGGAGCAGGCTTTGCTTGTCAATGATCTTCATGTTATCAAATGCAGGGTGGTCAATGCCGGAACTTCGTTGCTTTACCTGGGCTTCCGTTGCCGTGATCTACCGGAGCCAGGGGATAGCGGTTCTCCTATCCTGCAGGCGGGAAAGGTAGTAGGGTTCATATCTTCCATAACGATGGACACCTGCATGGGAACTGCAATTTCATCTAACATTCTCCGAAGCCTGATAGGATAA
- a CDS encoding isoprenylcysteine carboxylmethyltransferase family protein, with the protein MVSSTVVLAFCLVTFAVIHSLTASLPCKRFVVRIVGSRAETLYMPVYSLIAFVTIAPLVYLLIKNPGPILYIVPSPWRWLMVGGQLTAAIVAPRAMRDAPHRFKLRSQLAAPKTPDAGPLDIRGIYRWVRDPFLLTGLIIIWLTPFMTVNLLVIYILTTIYLFLGSLHWESRLASQFGDEYREYQKRVHRIIPHSGGY; encoded by the coding sequence TTGGTTTCATCCACAGTTGTCCTTGCTTTTTGTCTGGTGACATTTGCAGTTATTCACAGCCTTACGGCAAGCCTGCCTTGCAAACGCTTCGTCGTGCGAATCGTGGGTTCCAGGGCAGAAACATTGTATATGCCGGTATACAGCCTGATCGCATTTGTAACAATAGCTCCGCTCGTCTATCTGCTCATCAAAAATCCGGGGCCTATTCTCTACATAGTACCTTCACCCTGGCGCTGGCTGATGGTCGGGGGACAGTTGACTGCTGCAATCGTTGCCCCCAGAGCTATGCGGGATGCACCCCACAGGTTCAAACTGCGCTCACAGCTTGCTGCTCCCAAGACTCCTGACGCAGGCCCCCTGGACATCCGGGGCATTTACCGATGGGTAAGGGACCCCTTCCTGCTCACGGGCCTGATCATTATCTGGCTGACTCCCTTCATGACCGTCAACCTGCTTGTCATATACATTTTGACCACCATATACCTGTTTCTGGGGTCCCTGCACTGGGAAAGCAGGCTTGCGTCCCAGTTTGGTGACGAATACCGGGAGTACCAGAAACGGGTTCACAGGATAATTCCCCATTCAGGGGGATATTAA
- a CDS encoding secondary thiamine-phosphate synthase enzyme YjbQ, with amino-acid sequence MLVETREISVLGKEDCGIVDITEMVSKEVKSSKIRNGTVTVFCVGSTGAVSTMEFEPNLSKDVSETLDKLIPLDKDYHHHKIWGDYNGGSHLRALLVGPSFMVPFVEKRPTLGTWQQIVCINFDRLERTRKIVLQIIGEF; translated from the coding sequence ATGCTTGTTGAAACGAGGGAAATTTCAGTCCTAGGAAAAGAAGATTGCGGAATTGTTGACATTACTGAAATGGTATCAAAGGAAGTCAAAAGCTCAAAAATAAGAAACGGGACAGTTACGGTCTTCTGTGTCGGTTCAACCGGAGCAGTAAGCACGATGGAGTTTGAGCCAAACCTTTCAAAAGACGTTTCGGAAACCCTTGATAAGCTAATCCCCCTGGATAAGGACTACCACCATCACAAGATCTGGGGCGACTACAACGGGGGTTCCCATTTAAGGGCACTGCTCGTCGGCCCGAGCTTTATGGTCCCTTTTGTCGAAAAAAGACCGACCCTCGGGACCTGGCAGCAGATCGTATGCATAAACTTTGACAGGCTTGAAAGGACAAGAAAAATCGTGCTGCAGATTATAGGGGAGTTTTAA
- a CDS encoding HEAT repeat domain-containing protein, producing MIDQEEIHKQCLSKDPEERIKALKQLESYFSLLPDKEQAWNDLVRLTGDQDRSVRSGAADFLGSAFFQAPDKQKAWNDLVRLASDEDRSVRSRASEALGSAFSEVPDKQKAWDYLIRLTGDQDSELRSMAAYAFGPVVSEVPDKQEAWNDLIRLTGDQSSFVRNRAASALGPAFTQVPDKQKAWEDLHRLTSNQDSFLRSGSAEALVSAFSRVPDKQQAWNDLLSLSSDGNSYVRPRAAPALASSFSQVPDKQRAWKDLIELTSNQHRPARSEAASILVSSFSQVPDKQRAWNDLIRLSSDPDSFVRSKAASALVSSFSEVPDKQKAWNDLHGLTFYKEEGMRSKAAETLGSVFSQLPDKQKAWDDLIRLSSDPDIFVRSSAASVLKSAFSQVSDKQKARNDLHRLAADQDRAVRSRAAEALKSAYSRVPDKEQEWNDLHGLSFDEDSAVRSRAARSLASAFSQVKYKQQVWNDLHRLSSDEDSAVRAAAAGTLGSAFSRVPDRQQAWDDLHRLTADQDISARFRAVEALVSVFSHVPDKQEAWDDLIRLTADKGSDVRSKAASALKSAFLQVPDKQQAWNDLMGLTADPDSAVRLKASSALKSAFSQVPDKQQAWNDLIKLTGVKDRNVRSRAASALKPALSQLPDKQQARNDLTKLTGDKDRNVRSGAASALKSAALKMLDQ from the coding sequence TTGATAGATCAAGAGGAGATCCACAAGCAATGTCTTAGCAAAGATCCGGAAGAACGTATCAAGGCGTTGAAGCAATTAGAATCTTATTTTTCATTACTACCCGATAAAGAACAGGCCTGGAACGACCTAGTCAGGCTTACAGGTGACCAGGACCGTTCTGTGAGGTCAGGGGCTGCGGATTTCCTTGGTTCTGCGTTTTTTCAGGCGCCGGATAAACAAAAGGCATGGAACGACCTGGTTAGACTTGCCAGTGATGAGGACCGTTCTGTGAGATCCAGGGCCTCCGAAGCCCTTGGTTCCGCGTTTTCCGAGGTGCCGGATAAGCAAAAGGCCTGGGACTATTTAATCAGACTTACCGGGGATCAGGATAGTGAGCTTAGATCCATGGCTGCCTATGCTTTTGGCCCCGTGGTTTCTGAAGTGCCAGATAAACAAGAGGCCTGGAACGATTTAATCAGACTTACAGGCGATCAAAGCAGTTTTGTGAGAAATAGAGCCGCCTCTGCCCTTGGTCCTGCATTTACTCAGGTGCCGGATAAACAAAAGGCATGGGAAGACTTACACAGACTTACTTCTAATCAGGACAGCTTTTTGAGGTCCGGGTCTGCCGAAGCCCTGGTTTCCGCGTTTTCCCGGGTGCCGGATAAACAGCAGGCCTGGAACGACCTGCTTAGCCTTAGCTCTGATGGAAACAGCTATGTGAGGCCCAGGGCAGCTCCTGCCCTTGCTTCTTCGTTTTCCCAGGTGCCAGATAAACAACGGGCCTGGAAAGACTTAATTGAACTCACCTCTAATCAACACCGTCCTGCAAGGTCAGAGGCTGCCTCAATCCTTGTTTCTTCGTTTTCTCAGGTGCCGGATAAACAACGGGCCTGGAACGACTTAATTAGACTTAGCTCTGACCCGGACAGTTTTGTAAGGTCTAAAGCTGCTTCTGCCCTTGTTTCTTCGTTTTCTGAAGTGCCGGATAAACAAAAGGCCTGGAACGACCTGCATGGACTTACCTTTTACAAAGAAGAAGGCATGAGGTCAAAAGCCGCCGAAACCCTTGGTTCCGTGTTTTCCCAGCTTCCGGATAAACAAAAGGCATGGGATGACTTAATTAGACTTAGCTCTGATCCGGACATTTTTGTAAGGTCTAGTGCCGCTTCTGTCCTTAAATCTGCGTTTTCTCAAGTGTCGGATAAACAAAAGGCTCGGAACGACTTACACAGACTTGCCGCTGATCAAGATCGTGCTGTGAGGTCCAGGGCCGCCGAAGCCCTTAAATCTGCGTATTCCAGGGTGCCGGATAAAGAACAGGAATGGAACGACCTGCACGGACTTAGCTTTGATGAAGACAGTGCTGTGAGGTCAAGGGCTGCCAGATCTCTTGCTTCTGCGTTTTCTCAGGTGAAGTATAAACAGCAGGTCTGGAACGACTTGCATAGACTTAGCTCTGATGAAGACAGTGCTGTGAGGGCAGCTGCCGCCGGGACTCTTGGCTCTGCATTTTCTCGAGTGCCGGATAGACAACAGGCATGGGACGACCTGCATAGGCTTACTGCTGATCAGGACATTTCCGCGAGGTTCAGGGCTGTCGAAGCCCTTGTTTCTGTGTTTTCCCATGTGCCGGATAAACAGGAGGCATGGGACGATTTAATTAGACTTACCGCTGATAAGGGCAGTGATGTGCGGTCAAAGGCAGCTTCCGCCCTTAAATCTGCTTTTTTGCAGGTGCCGGATAAACAGCAGGCCTGGAACGACCTGATGGGACTCACCGCTGACCCGGACAGTGCTGTGAGGTTAAAGGCAAGTTCCGCCCTTAAATCCGCGTTTTCTCAGGTACCGGACAAACAGCAAGCCTGGAACGACTTAATAAAACTGACCGGAGTTAAAGACCGGAATGTGAGGTCCAGGGCTGCTTCTGCCCTTAAACCTGCGCTTTCTCAGCTGCCGGATAAACAACAGGCCAGAAACGACTTAACGAAACTGACCGGCGATAAAGACCGGAATGTGAGGTCCGGGGCAGCTTCTGCCCTTAAATCTGCGGCTTTAAAAATGCTAGATCAATAA
- a CDS encoding GNAT family N-acetyltransferase, which yields MDNGLIKPIIEINTFHELLETQKKVWGLEDIDVVPTHLLKVVSDEMGPKAVILGYFLDDEIIGFTLTLPTSNPQEVIMHMLAVATDFQRKNVGYSLMLKLRELMLSQNIDKIFWTFDPLESVNANLYIRKLGGIITRHSVDYYGPIESRIHSGFPTDRFIVEWNIRDKHVENRIKDSVKGNCSSSQLNCPCADSDIQFVEIPLNIQELKKEDISGAIKIRIETRSKFEEIIEKSNYVGLDFIYDKINRKGSYIFKKPLSKL from the coding sequence ATGGATAATGGACTCATAAAACCAATAATAGAAATTAATACATTTCATGAGTTATTGGAAACCCAGAAGAAAGTATGGGGTCTGGAAGATATTGATGTAGTTCCTACACATTTGCTGAAAGTAGTTTCAGATGAAATGGGTCCCAAAGCAGTCATTCTTGGGTATTTCCTGGATGACGAAATTATTGGTTTCACTCTCACACTTCCAACTTCAAATCCTCAGGAAGTGATCATGCATATGTTAGCCGTGGCAACGGATTTCCAGCGGAAAAACGTCGGATATAGTTTAATGTTAAAATTGAGAGAACTGATGTTATCGCAAAACATCGATAAGATATTCTGGACCTTTGACCCTCTGGAAAGTGTCAATGCCAATCTGTACATTAGAAAACTCGGGGGGATAATTACCCGACATTCTGTAGATTATTATGGACCTATCGAATCCAGAATTCATTCCGGTTTTCCAACAGATAGGTTCATAGTTGAGTGGAATATAAGGGATAAACACGTAGAAAACAGGATAAAAGATAGCGTCAAAGGAAATTGCTCGAGCTCACAACTGAATTGCCCATGTGCTGACAGCGATATACAATTCGTTGAAATACCCCTTAATATCCAGGAGTTAAAGAAAGAAGATATTTCCGGAGCAATTAAAATCAGAATTGAAACAAGAAGCAAATTTGAAGAAATTATCGAAAAATCAAACTACGTCGGCCTGGATTTTATTTACGATAAAATTAACCGAAAAGGAAGCTATATTTTTAAAAAGCCTCTTTCAAAATTATAA
- a CDS encoding nitrous oxide reductase family maturation protein NosD, whose product MDAAKDGDTIIVYSGTYEENVDVNKELTIISQSGNPEDTIVQAFKITANNVTINGFKLDGGNREIRLDGAQYNNISNNEFYQISLISSSNNKVKNNICNGGIHCLSLSGSDNNLLSNNSISAMEFAIFIENSNNNILIGNNIGGEHPLWLRYSCNNTMSDNSISGVWEVIDLLYSSNNTMSNNYVSGIELGIMVSHSNNTTMNNNYVSGAQGIIIGSSSYCIMSNNTVSAQGLNGFSLSNSNNNILKDNIVVEDEHYSMRYSFYLGSSNNNILTGNIARRTKLEEGCSNIHLNNSNSNLIYNNYFNSTNNVYDNGNNIWNITKTPGTNIIGGPFLGGNYWSDYAGADTNGDGLGDTLLPYNSEGQIANGGDYLPLVTPAEPPAAECITVNNGAG is encoded by the coding sequence GTGGATGCTGCAAAGGATGGGGACACTATCATTGTGTACAGCGGCACCTATGAAGAGAACGTAGATGTGAACAAGGAACTGACAATAATCTCGCAGTCAGGAAATCCGGAAGATACGATCGTTCAGGCATTCAAAATAACTGCAAATAACGTGACAATAAATGGCTTTAAGTTAGATGGTGGCAATCGGGAAATACGCCTTGATGGCGCTCAGTATAACAACATTAGTAACAATGAATTCTATCAAATCTCTCTGATATCTTCCAGCAACAACAAGGTGAAAAATAACATTTGCAATGGAGGCATTCATTGCCTCAGCCTTTCTGGTTCAGACAACAACCTCTTGAGCAATAACAGTATTTCGGCTATGGAATTTGCCATTTTTATTGAAAATTCCAACAACAATATACTGATAGGGAACAATATTGGTGGGGAACATCCCCTTTGGCTTAGATATTCCTGCAACAACACGATGAGCGATAATTCAATAAGTGGGGTTTGGGAAGTAATCGATTTGTTATATTCAAGCAACAACACAATGAGCAATAACTATGTAAGTGGAATTGAATTAGGGATCATGGTGTCACATTCAAACAACACCACGATGAACAATAACTATGTCTCCGGTGCTCAGGGAATCATTATTGGTTCTTCCAGTTATTGCATAATGAGCAATAATACAGTCAGTGCCCAAGGCCTTAATGGTTTCAGTCTGAGTAACTCCAACAACAACATATTGAAAGACAACATTGTGGTCGAAGATGAGCATTACTCTATGCGCTATAGCTTCTATCTGGGATCATCCAACAACAACATACTGACTGGCAACATAGCAAGACGAACAAAACTTGAGGAAGGTTGTTCCAATATCCATCTCAATAATTCAAACAGCAACCTCATCTACAACAATTACTTCAACAGCACCAATAACGTTTACGATAACGGAAACAACATCTGGAATATAACTAAAACTCCAGGCACAAACATTATCGGAGGGCCTTTCCTTGGGGGGAATTACTGGTCGGATTACGCCGGTGCCGATACCAATGGGGATGGTCTTGGAGATACCCTGCTTCCGTATAATTCCGAAGGACAAATAGCAAACGGAGGAGATTATCTACCCCTGGTAACACCAGCCGAGCCCCCTGCAGCAGAATGTATCACAGTGAACAACGGTGCCGGGTAG